The sequence TAGTCAGGggggctacaaggatatgggaTCAGGAAACCCTCCATGACATCATGACCGCCTGCattatcatgcacaacatgatagtggaaaatgagagaggtgatgatgatgctgaACACGTCTACGACGGTTCAGGTGACCCTGTGGAGCCGTTGCACACCCCGATACCCGCTGTTGAAACCTTTACGCATAGGTATGGGATGATAACTAGCAGGCAGGGTCATCACCAGCTTCGTGAAGATCTTGTGGAGCATCTATGGCAGCTCCATGGCGGAGAGTAGTCCAAACGTAAATGTAGTGAACTAAATAAAATGAGGTCCACGTTGTCCTTTGGTAGTGGGGTTTTTTCGTCGAAAGTTTGTCGAATTTGCTATGTCATTTCGAACTATGGGGATGTAATTTCAGTAGTATGAACTATGGGCATGTAATTTCAGTAGTACTTTGTTTGGAGTATGAAATTTCAGTTGTATGCACTATCGGCATGTAATTTCAGTACTACGAAATTTAAGTACTATGTACCTTGTGTTGGAGTATGGCAGGTTGTACCATTGAACCgaaaaaaatgatcaaacaTGACAGTGGATGTTGCACCAAGTGGATCAATTAAAATTATGGCACCAAGTGGATCAATTAAAATTATGGCACCAAACGGGATTGCAGTAAACAGGACATCATATGAAGTCTCAAATTCCAGGAAAATGAATAAGAGTACGTGACAAAAAAACATACACAAGCAGCCGTAAAGTGCATAACACTACACATATCAGGTTTGGTATTACAGCAAGCACTCGAATTTTATGCAGAAGGCCCAGAAGAGGCGCGACGAGCTGCAATGATGCTCTGCCGAAGACTCTTGTAGTATGCTTGCTGGTCCTCATCCATATGTGAAATATCCATGTTCATTATGTCCcgctcctccttctccctctgcATTTGCATACGCTCTTCCTCAAGGCGGAGCTTCTTGCGCTCAACTTCCATCAACTCTGCGAACCTCTTAGCCCTTTCCTTCTCAATCATCTCTTTCATTGCGAGTTGGCGATCAACAAGATCTGTCATGGGCGCTGAAGCAGAACTTGAGGAAGACATACCCCGTGCCCCGTCTTTCGATCGCGTGCGCCCTGGAGGCCTCTTCGCACGAGGGCTGCAGGTGGAAGGATGTTCGCCGACCTTCTCAGGTATGTTCATCCCCGCTGAAGACCCTCCGTGTTGTGTCGAACAGGGACTTCCGGAAGGTGCGGTTTTCTGTTTTTTGCGCGCCGACTCCGCTTGCCACTTCGGATGATTGCGCAACTCCCTCCAACACGGCAGCAAGGTGAACTCCTTATGCTCCACGGCTTGAAACATCTTACATGCCTCAACGACCTGCAAAATGCCGAGGCAGTAGGGTACTTCAACTACTTTGCCGATCAGGTTCAATGATATGAAGAGAGGACCGTGCATGCAGGCCATATGCTTGAACATGATTTAAGACAGTACCGTGTATGTACAGTCCTGTAAGGCTGCAGCAAAGATACATACCGTCTCCGCCTCGGTCGTTCCACTCTTCTTAGTGCGCAGGGCTCTTGCGTAGTGGCCGCAGAACTTCTGGACCGTCGTGTTGATGAATGTCCATCTCCCCTGCAGCGATTTCTTATTCCGAGTTGATGTAAATGTCTTGCTCTCGTTGTAGTAACTCTCGATCCTGTGCCAGAATGCACCTAAGCTCTGGTTGCTCCCAACCACGGGATCTAGGCTCACGTTCAACCAGGCCGCAACCAGGAGAAGGTCCTCCTCCAACTTATAACTGCAGCCacggccaccacctgctgccgCCTCTACGGGTGCCTCATTGTCCTGCACCTGCGCGGAAGGAGTCTGGGTGCCGATGATGGCATCTTCGGTGAGCGGCAACACATCATCCCACGGCATGTTCTCCATTTCCCCGCGAAGGAATCCAGCGTACTCCATTTCGTCCCTGACCACAAGACATTAAGCAGTACATGTAGGAAGTATGTAATCGTTCAGTACAAGACAATAAGCAATGAATGGGCCACATGTAATGTTTCAATTCTGGACCATAAGTTCCTGCTATCAGTCATCACAAAAAGTTCACGAAAACATATAGCATTCGGTCACCCAGGTTGTCGAAATGTCTCATACATCTAGACATACTACCACGGCAACGATCATACTTAAGGACTGACAACTAGAGGACAAGACCGACACTTCCAATGTCATCCATTAACCAACAGGAACTACAGGCTACCTTCAGTGCATACATTGCATACAACATAATAGGGATTGTTCCCAACTACAGCCTCCATGACCTATCGGATTCGATGGACATTGAATCTTCGGAACACAGGAGCTCATCGGTGCTCCAGTCAGACTGAACGACACCATCCTCGTCGTTGTCTTGTGATGCAGCCCCTTCCTCTAACACTGCTGCGCTTGAAATGTCGGTGTCAAGACCATGGTTGTCGACGCCAACGTCCCGCATACAGTCTTCAACTTGGAACACAAGCTGTTCCAAGTCCTCCGCTATGTTTTCCACATGCAGTAGTGCCATGTTGAGGTCCACGGCAGCCGGGGTGCTTTCTGGACTCAAGTTGTCAATGGCCAGTTTCTTCAAAGCGGCCGCCGACTCCTCCAcatggtcctgcatcttcgacaCAAGAGCGACAAGCGCTGCGCGGTCCATCTACAACCACGGGTTCAGAATGACTAAAGGAACATGTGCTAATGTGTGCCCTATGCAGGGACTCAATCAATGCAGGTGTACTCTTTACTGCACATACGTACCATACACAACATATGTACCCTACACAACATATGTCATTACTGCAACAGATCATATCCTACTCTAGTGTCCAGACAGCAGTGATTCTTGCACTACAAAAAACATTATTTCCATACAACTAGCTGTAATGTTCACCTCCTACTCCTACCCAGATGGCCAAAGATGTACCATTGCCAGCCCTCATTGCCATTCCCATTATCCCCTACACTTCCTACTTATCCCAGCCCTACACCAATCAAAGGATGCGAAGCCTCACTGCATAGTGTTACACATTTTGTTAACTCCAGGATAGTGTGCTAAAAATACCCTACATGAGCCTATGCAGTGAGGTTCAACTTTGCTAAAACATTGCCTGCTGTTCCTACCTTTCCCAGCTAGACAACAATGGTGTAGTGCACAAAATCACATTCCCAAGTAAACTTTTTCAATAGCTCATGACTTTCCGAAGCTATTGTCACAGAAATTGCTGGAACCAAAACACATAGCAATGTTTCATACTAGCATCAACTCCAGGCACAAACAAGGGTGTCCAAAGTTCATCAATTACAACCTAATTCCCACTGCATTCGATACAGAAAGGCACAAATCAAGCACACTACAGTCACCAAGAACTTTTTGTCACCACCAAAATGCACCAAGAACTGGTCATTTTGCTAGTGTGGAGATGATCCTACATGCGCTGCTGTTCCTACCTTTCCCAGCTAGACAACAATGGAGAGTAGTGCACAAAATCACATTCCCAAGTAAACTTGTTCAATACCTCATGACTTTCCGAAGCTATTGTCACAGAAATTGCTGGAACCAAAACACATAGCAATGTTTCATAGTAGCATCATCTCCAGGCACAAACAAGGGTGTCCAAAGTTCATCAATTATAACCTATTTCGCACTGCATTCGATAAAGAAAGGCACAAATCTAGCACACTACAGTCACCAAGAACAGGTCTGTCACCACCAAAATGGACCAAGAACAGGGAATTTTGCTAGTGTGGAGATGATCCTACATGCGCACACAGAAACCCTAAGATTTTGTCATCAATCCGGTCGGTGCCGGCCACATTTGCATGCGATTAGGGGTTCGTACCAAAGGGGATCGGGTGCCTAAACATTTGTGCACATGGCGATCCCCTGCAAATGTCGATCTGCAGCAACACAAACCCTACCAACCTATGTGGCCGACCAAACGGAAGAACCCCACCCCCGCCGGAGAACCCTACCTCCGCCCGCTCGCCGCCTAACCCTAAGCAGTGGATCTGGGAGCCGAGGACATACCTGGGCCGTCGGGATGACCACGGGCCTCCTACTGCCGCTGAGCACACCGAAGGTGGCGATCCTTGCACCTCGCCGGCCGGATCTGCGTCGCCGCACTCGTCGCCCAACGGGGAAGACTCGTCGCCTTCCCGGTCTCCGGAACCTCCGCGTTTCCGCCGCCCTCCGACGCCTCCCGCCTCGCCTCCGCACCCGCTCGCCAGTTCCGCTTCCGCCGCTCCGCGGGACCAACGACCTCCTCGCCACTCGCGCCTCCCACAGTGAAGCGGACGCCGCATCCTCCCCGCAACTTTGCCGCCCCCGAACGCGAGCCGTATCGCTGTTCACCCCGAAGCCGACTCTGCTGGACGTCGTTTGCGGGCGCGTGACGTCCCGTATCTGACGTGGATACAGCCCGCGGGCCGAATGCCGACTCCGCTGGAGAAGGCCTTAGAAAACCAGAAAGAGGCCCATCAGTCTCTGTTCAGGTTGAGCCCTCACATGTTCTGTCATCCACTAGCTTTTATTTTAAGAAAACGAAAGATGATTAATTATTTCAGTCCAATTGACAATTTGACCTCACTAAacagcagagagatagagagaggagtGAGAAACACAGGTACAAAAGCCAAAAGGGAGCTGAAATTTCCATGCTCCAATGATTGCGCAGGCACCAAACACCAAGGATTCATTCTACTCCAATCAAACGAGATAAAGAAAGCATTTTTAAGCGAAAGAAAATGCTGCTGCTAAATCTTAGAGACGATCACGACTTACTGACTAACCTGATATTTAAGTCAGATGTAATTTTCTATCAACAGCACTAGAAAATGACATTGCTCTGCACTAACAAGCATCATTACGGCACTAATGTAACGTGAGGCTTCCAGCTTCACCCACCAGAGCCTCACAGTtcacgagagagagaggggagaggggagagagagaggggagagagaagagagagggaggggaatcACTGCCAGTGGAAAGCGGCAGTAGCAGCAGAAGGGAAGCAAGAAGCAGCAAGAAAGGGAGAGGAAAGCCGAGGGACTTTTCGTTGGATTGGATCCTTCGCTTTTgcggggaaagaagaagaaggcctcCCTGTATCCTGTCTCCGTTCTTGCGGAGAGCAGCAGGAGGAGCAGGGGAAGAGGACGAGATGTTCCCGCCTGGCCTGATCCACCAGCGCCCGGACGGCCCCGCACCCGGTGACGCGGCGCCGCGCTCCGGCCCGGGCGGGCCGAGCCTGGTGCTGACGGCAGACCCCAAGCCCCGCCTGCGGTGGACAGCCGACCTCCACGAGCGCTTCGTTGACGCCGTCGCCCAGCTCGGCGGGCCCGAGAGTGAGCCGCTCGCCTCTTCCATGCACCTCCAATCGTGATGCTTTGGCAGTCCTTGAGGTTGGCGTGGTATCGGCATTGCAGAGCAATGCGTGGTTGTTGGTTGGTGCCTTGATAGGGGCTCCGTGGTCTTTGCGAGGGCGGTTCTTGCTGGTTCGGGAGTGAGGATTTGGGCGGGATTAGGGATGCTTGCTCCAAAATTATCGGAAAGCTTGGATCTTTCCTTGATCAAGTTTGAGTCCTGCGGTGTTTGATTCGAGCTAAATGCGGCGCCGTTTGGAGAAGTGCGCCTGTGCATTTTCGACTGGGTGATCAGATTTAGCGCATTCGAGCTAGGATGTTTTAGGCTTTTAGCTGCGCTATCCTGCTTTGGAGATGGGGTGGAGTGGGAGTCTTGAGGGATATGTGATGGATTTATTCTGTATAGGAAAATATGGTGGCCTGTCCTGATGAAGTTTTGATGGCAATGTTATGAGGCTGGCAGTGTTGATTTAGAATAAATGCTGGCGCTGGAAGTTGATCTGTGAGGTTTAGGGAGTAGCAGAAAGCTGATACCTTCTCTTAGTACGTGTGAGCTTGGCTCTCGCGTAGCTGTAAGGAGTTTAGCACATGCGAACTTGGCTCACTGACTTGAATTACGTTTATGCATTTCAGTTAGTGTTGTTAGGGTGCAATTGCTGTCCCTGAGCCTGGATTTGAGCACAGATCAGAAATTTTGCTTTTGAATAATGCTTCTCGGTTTATCATAatgtatttttatatatatgttcatGTGCAAGCAGCAGACCAGCAGTTGACTGCACAGACTGATCTGAAGAATTCCAAATGGTTCGATTGAATTACTGTATTTCTTGGAAGAAGTTGGATCTGATTGAAAGGTTGCCGTTCCAAAAGTATCCTGTCGTTATTATCTCGGCAACTGCTTCTTTgtaataaatacataacataaTTGTGGGATGACGTGTTTTTTTGGTGTAGTTTGGACCTCGGAGTGTTTCTTTGTGTAGCCTTATTTAATTGAAATGTTGCCCTTTCAGAAGTAGAGCATAGTTTTTATGTGGCAAAAGTGCTTCTTCATGTTTCATGGTACACTCATTTCTTTTGCTGAATTAGTATGCAAGTGAAGTCTATGGTTTCAGATGCTTGTTGTTTATGACCATTTTGTCAAAAGAACTTAAACTAGagtcttttttttaaaatgctttttatattttggttattttttcaGCGGATTCATGTCTGGCATCAAATTGGCCAGTAAATCCAGCTATAGATGCCAAGCATTCAAAGCTAAAGTTTTGTCTGGTTGATAATACAATGAGATGCCAGGGCAAGTATGAGCCAGCAAATGTTCCATTCCGTGGTTTTGGAGTTCCGTAATTCCATTCCATGTATTTTTGTGTGAAGAATCCTGAGTCAGAGTATTTGCTAGTATCACCCGACCCATTTGCATGTTGAATTGTCATTCCAAATCATAGTCCAACTATCCAACTATGTTAGCAGCCTAAATTACTGGCTTGCCATATCGTGATTAGGCATTTGCTATTACTGAACTAGTAGAACACGCTAATACAAATTCTAGTTTCCTTTGTTTtgaatatatttgttaaatgaATTACTAATCTTGCAGAAGCAACCCCAAAAACTATCTTGAGGACAATGGGTGTGAAGGGGCTTACACTTTTCCACTTGAAGAGCCATCTTCAGGTACTTTTGGCATACTCACATGTTTCTCACGAAGTCTGAAATGCAACTTGTTCTAAAAATTTGCTCATTTATTCTTGTGATCAGAAATACAGATTGGGGAAACAATCTGGTAAAGAGGGGTCAGAGCAATCTAAAGATGGTAAGTTGTATAAAGCAATCTACTGATCTTTGTGTTCCTTTCAATTAGTATTCCAATTCTTGCTTTGATGTCTCTAAATATTTTATGCTGTGAAAGTTCATTCTGAAGTCAACACAACTTCTATTTTGTTAACATGTACACTTCTTCTTTTTCTGACACCCATAGGATGtactttatttattatatatttgtCAATCATTTATTAGTTTGATCCAGATGGGTTGTAGGATGCATGTGTCAAGTAATCCCTTGGTGGCAACCTTTTGTTCTGGAGTCTAGAGATGGCAACTTATGATAACTTAGTAATAAATATCTAACTTTTTCCTGCTTACAATGGACATCTATTCTGGGACAACAGCCTGCGGGCTGCAGGGTGAGTCTAATGAGGAAGATTACTGGAGGGTTCAGAGTTGTATCTTCTGCAGGAATCAAATGTGTTGGATTTTTTTACTCGTCATGGGGCTACGATGGAGCTGTCAGTGGCGAAGTGCTACTGCTGAAATTGCTGCAGTATGGGAATTATGCGGAGTGAaaagaatcttttttttttagataaagggagTGAGAAGAATCTGTATGGGAAGGAGTATTTTATGGTCATTGGGTGAACATTTTCTCACAAGTTTCACATGAACTAGAGAAAAATATGATCAGGGATTATAGCAGAAAATTTTGGATTACTATATTATGCATTTGAATGTATCAAGATCGCCATATGGGCACATCTCTTCTAGTTTGACTGAGGCCTTtgccagagaaaaaaaatagagaattgCACTAGTTATCTTCTGTATAAAATCCAGTCTGCAGTTATGCTTCTGGTATAAGCGCCACATTACAGACATGTAATATCATGTCGAGGTTCATGGAGGGTTTCGATTGCATCCGCATACATGAGATGAAAGagtgaaaacaaaaatttaacACCATATTGTTCTTGGTTGACACTAATACCTGTGGTGTCATTTCTGAAGTGTATTGTCAATCACTAGTAACTGAAGTGTATTGCCATTGCAAACATAGTGTTTTTTTTGTGTCATTTCTCGACCTGCACTTCCCCTGCAGTTACGATCTCTTTCCAAACATGTAGTATGGTTTGTCTGCAGTGAAATTAAAAACTTTTAGCACTAGTAATTGACAAGGACTTATTAATGTAATACTATATGATTTTGTGTTGTCAATCACTATTAACTAAATAAAATGGGGAAAATGTAGTGAAAACCCATGTATATCTTATGTCAAATGGTATGTCATTACTTACCATATGTTCTGGTGTAGTTATCTGTTTTTCTAAGTCTAAAAGTAAGATCGGAAAGAGTTCCATTGGTTCTTGTACTAACTTCTGACCTCTGTTTTGGGCTTACCGGTCCCAAATTGCAGCATCCTATCTTCTAGATGCTCAGAGTGGAATGAGTGTGTCCCCTAGAGTTCCTGCCCAGGATTTGAAAGAGTACGCTTCATCAGCTACTCCTTCCCCAgcatattagtttttttttctatattttggCAGGCTATGAGTACTTTTCGAATATTTCCTTTGGTTGTGCTATTTGAAAAATAGAGTTGACTGTCACAATTACTTGCTGCAGAAGTCAAGAAGTCAAAGAAGCACTGAGGGCACAGATGGAAGTGCAACGGAGACTGCATGAACAAGTGGAGGTAACTCTGACTGCTTGTTCTATTATGCTCTTGAGTTTAGCTTCCTGAATGCTGTAAGGCAAGAAAATACCACCTTTAGTATTTTCTGCAatagtttttcttttgaaagTCATTAAAATTTATGTGAATGATGTGGAATCCTGGGCACTGCTTTCTATTTCTCGGTTCATTGCATGTAAAAACAAGCGAGCTGCATTTGGGTGTTAGTCGAGAGGACCTTCTCCCTAATAGAATGATAGTCAACTCTTCTGGTGGAAGTATGCATCCACCTTTGTAATCTTCGTCAATTTGTGTTTTCTTGGTTGAAGGCAGTATTGCTAAAGGGTGCTTTCATTTGCAACCCGGTGCCTTGACGAAATGGTTGCTTACTAAAATTAAAACCGCAGGATCAAAAAACATATGATGAGAGGGGCTGATCTTAACCTAAACATTGTGAACAACATGAACTTGGGATATCTGCTCTCTTTGGAGCTTCTCTTAACCATATGTGGGATGCATCTGTCTGTAACAGTTGCAGCAACTGTGGTTGTGAAACTTCTAAAAACATTTCCAGTGCCAACTTGAACAGCTCCATACAAGACGTGCTCATTTACGGTTTCTCCTTAGTTCCTTAATTTGCGAATGCATTGCAATACACAATACTTGACTGGTTTTTCCCATTGGTCAGGTCCAGAAGCGTGTGCAGATAAGAATGGAAGCGCTTCAGAAGTACATCGACACTATTCTAGAGAATGCATGCAAGTTGGTCACTGAGCAGTTCGCCTCAAGTGTCTTCAGCATCTCTGACCCTGATCTCACGGAGCTATCTCCTGGCGGGGTCATGTGTGGCCCCACGGACACGTTGAGCTCCTCTGTCTTCAACCAGCTCTCTGTCAGCTCCATTGGTTCGCACAGTCCAGGAGGCAAACCTTCTCCCTCGGGCATCGAAGGCCCACCACTGCTCCTCCAGAAATCGCCTGAGCTCAAACGGAGGTCCTCTTGAGCCGTGTCGCCGACAAAATCTGATCGTTATACCGGCTTGTCTTCAGTAGTGATGTCGACAATATTGCAGTGACAAGGGAAATGGTCAACCAGTCTTGTAGTAGCTGACTTGTTCTATTGGGAATATTTAATTCTT is a genomic window of Phragmites australis chromosome 17, lpPhrAust1.1, whole genome shotgun sequence containing:
- the LOC133896873 gene encoding glutathione S-transferase T3-like, whose translation is MQDHVEESAAALKKLAIDNLSPESTPAAVDLNMALLHVENIAEDLEQLVFQVEDCMRDVGVDNHGLDTDISSAAVLEEGAASQDNDEDGVVQSDWSTDELLCSEDSMSIESDRDEMEYAGFLRGEMENMPWDDVLPLTEDAIIGTQTPSAQVQDNEAPVEAAAGGGRGCSYKLEEDLLLVAAWLNVSLDPVVGSNQSLGAFWHRIESYYNESKTFTSTRNKKSLQGRWTFINTTVQKFCGHYARALRTKKSGTTEAETVVEACKMFQAVEHKEFTLLPCWRELRNHPKWQAESARKKQKTAPSGSPCSTQHGGSSAGMNIPEKVGEHPSTCSPRAKRPPGRTRSKDGARGMSSSSSASAPMTDLVDRQLAMKEMIEKERAKRFAELMEVERKKLRLEEERMQMQREKEERDIMNMDISHMDEDQQAYYKSLRQSIIAARRASSGPSA
- the LOC133897280 gene encoding protein PHR1-LIKE 2-like is translated as MFPPGLIHQRPDGPAPGDAAPRSGPGGPSLVLTADPKPRLRWTADLHERFVDAVAQLGGPEKATPKTILRTMGVKGLTLFHLKSHLQKYRLGKQSGKEGSEQSKDASYLLDAQSGMSVSPRVPAQDLKESQEVKEALRAQMEVQRRLHEQVEVQKRVQIRMEALQKYIDTILENACKLVTEQFASSVFSISDPDLTELSPGGVMCGPTDTLSSSVFNQLSVSSIGSHSPGGKPSPSGIEGPPLLLQKSPELKRRSS